One window of Anaerolineales bacterium genomic DNA carries:
- the rpsD gene encoding 30S ribosomal protein S4, which translates to MAKSLSPVCKLCRREGEKLYLKGERCFTPKCAFERRSFAPGQHGKTSGRGGSPGSTGRASDFARQLRAKQKARRVYGVLERQFRRYYDTAITRRGLTGLNLLQILESRLDNVVFRLGFASSRAQARMLVTHGHFTVNGRRTDVPSMLLSNGDVVSVREGSGKLSYFKELNAFAEKRNTPAWLSRDLKVMSGSVARMPERAEIDGSLDEQLIVEYYSRR; encoded by the coding sequence ATGGCTAAATCATTAAGTCCAGTCTGTAAACTTTGCCGCCGCGAGGGAGAAAAACTTTACCTCAAGGGCGAGCGTTGTTTCACCCCCAAGTGCGCCTTCGAGCGACGCAGTTTCGCGCCCGGCCAGCACGGCAAGACATCCGGCCGCGGCGGCAGCCCCGGTTCCACGGGCCGCGCCTCCGACTTTGCCCGCCAGTTGCGCGCCAAGCAGAAAGCCCGCCGCGTATACGGCGTGCTCGAGCGCCAATTCCGCCGATATTACGATACGGCGATCACCCGCCGCGGTCTCACAGGTTTGAACCTGCTTCAGATCCTCGAATCGCGCCTCGATAATGTTGTCTTTCGGCTTGGGTTTGCGTCCAGCCGCGCGCAGGCGCGCATGCTGGTGACCCACGGTCACTTCACTGTGAACGGCCGCCGCACCGATGTCCCTTCGATGCTTCTTTCCAATGGCGATGTCGTTTCGGTCCGCGAAGGCTCCGGCAAGTTGTCCTACTTCAAGGAGTTGAACGCGTTCGCCGAAAAGCGCAATACCCCGGCCTGGCTCAGCCGCGATTTGAAAGTGATGAGCGGTTCTGTGGCCCGCATGCCGGAACGCGCTGAAATTGACGGAAGTCTCGACGAACAGTTGATCGTCGAATACTATTCCCGACGATAG
- a CDS encoding DNA-directed RNA polymerase subunit alpha produces MVMPKIEREAEARNYGKFIISPLEGGYGVTLGNALRRVLLSSLEGTAITSVRFADVLHEFSDIPGVREDVIQVMLQIKQVRIKMDGVDSARMHLEVRGEGTVTAADVITPAEIEIVNPDTYLFTVDNPKTKLDVEFVVERGRGYSPANERSGHMPIGELPVDAIFSPVKRVNWEVASARVGQSTNYDKLILEIWTDGTISPERALSNSARILIDHLRYIAGVNEEMLTVAVERETSGSRLSSELAETPVEALDLSVRVFNSLKRTGITTVGDVLELLEKGESAVMSIRNFGEKSLDELRDKMREKGFLKDQPTEN; encoded by the coding sequence ATGGTCATGCCCAAGATCGAGCGCGAAGCTGAGGCTCGAAACTACGGCAAATTTATCATCAGTCCGCTGGAAGGCGGCTACGGTGTAACGCTTGGGAACGCCTTGCGGCGCGTCCTGCTTTCTTCATTGGAAGGCACAGCCATCACCTCGGTACGTTTTGCGGATGTGCTCCATGAATTCAGCGACATCCCCGGCGTGCGCGAAGATGTCATCCAGGTGATGCTACAGATCAAACAGGTGCGCATCAAAATGGACGGCGTGGACAGCGCTCGCATGCACCTCGAAGTCCGCGGCGAGGGAACCGTTACCGCGGCGGATGTTATTACTCCCGCCGAGATCGAGATCGTCAACCCCGATACGTATCTCTTCACGGTGGACAACCCCAAGACCAAACTCGACGTTGAATTCGTCGTCGAACGCGGACGCGGCTATTCGCCCGCCAATGAGCGCTCCGGCCATATGCCCATCGGTGAACTGCCTGTGGACGCGATCTTCAGCCCGGTCAAGCGCGTCAACTGGGAAGTCGCTTCCGCCCGGGTGGGTCAGAGCACGAACTACGATAAATTGATCCTCGAGATCTGGACGGACGGCACGATCTCCCCGGAACGCGCGCTTAGCAATTCTGCCCGCATACTCATCGACCACCTGCGCTACATCGCCGGTGTGAACGAGGAAATGCTGACAGTGGCTGTCGAACGCGAAACTTCCGGAAGCCGCCTGAGCAGCGAGTTGGCGGAAACGCCTGTGGAAGCCCTCGACCTCTCGGTGCGCGTCTTCAACTCCTTGAAGCGCACTGGAATCACAACAGTAGGTGATGTGTTGGAGCTGCTCGAAAAGGGCGAGTCCGCCGTCATGTCGATCCGCAATTTCGGCGAGAAGAGTCTCGACGAACTGCGCGACAAGATGCGTGAAAAGGGTTTCCTGAAAGACCAACCTACGGAGAATTAA
- the rplQ gene encoding 50S ribosomal protein L17, which translates to MRHSVAGYKLGRTKSARIALRRNLIKQFLTHERIQTTKAKAAAIRGDAERLITLAKSSADASVEQKVHARRMAVSKLGDDQVIKRLFDEIAPRFASRNGGYTRVTKLGPRLGDAAEMVVLELVEE; encoded by the coding sequence ATGCGACATTCAGTAGCAGGTTATAAACTGGGACGCACAAAGAGCGCCCGCATCGCTCTGCGCCGCAACCTGATCAAACAATTCCTTACGCACGAGCGCATCCAGACCACCAAGGCGAAGGCCGCCGCCATCCGCGGCGATGCCGAACGCCTGATCACGCTCGCCAAGAGCAGCGCGGATGCCAGCGTCGAGCAGAAAGTTCATGCCCGCCGCATGGCCGTGTCAAAACTCGGCGATGACCAGGTCATCAAGCGCTTGTTCGATGAGATCGCACCGCGTTTTGCCTCGCGCAATGGCGGTTATACCCGGGTGACCAAACTTGGACCCCGCCTTGGCGATGCCGCTGAGATGGTTGTCCTCGAACTTGTGGAAGAGTAA
- the truA gene encoding tRNA pseudouridine(38-40) synthase TruA produces the protein MARYQVILTYEGAGFAGSQRQANIRTVQGELEDALRKLGWTGSSVLLAGRTDTGVHAMGQVAAFDFDDWTHTAEKLLLALNAKLSADLAVKKAKVVSANFHPRFDALSRTYRYRLFIDPIRDPLRERLAWRLNFAVDAESLKRTAEIFLGTHDFASFGSPTSEKGTTLRTVTKSEWRKKPDGEWRYEVRADAFLYRMVRRLVFVQVAASQGRCSVKEIRLALKGQARLPAGLAPANGLTLVNVEYGSLHD, from the coding sequence ATGGCACGTTACCAAGTGATCCTAACCTACGAGGGCGCCGGGTTTGCCGGAAGCCAGCGGCAGGCGAACATCCGAACCGTGCAGGGCGAACTGGAAGATGCGCTTCGCAAACTCGGATGGACGGGAAGCTCCGTTCTCCTTGCAGGGAGGACTGACACTGGTGTCCATGCGATGGGACAGGTGGCGGCGTTCGATTTCGATGATTGGACGCATACGGCGGAGAAGTTGCTGCTGGCTCTTAATGCCAAACTCTCCGCCGACCTTGCCGTGAAAAAAGCAAAAGTTGTGAGCGCAAATTTTCATCCCCGCTTCGATGCGCTCTCGCGGACATATCGATACCGTCTGTTCATTGATCCGATCCGCGACCCGCTGCGTGAACGACTTGCCTGGCGGTTGAACTTTGCGGTGGACGCCGAAAGCCTCAAACGAACGGCGGAAATCTTCCTCGGTACGCATGATTTTGCCTCCTTTGGCTCGCCGACCTCTGAAAAGGGGACGACACTGCGCACGGTGACAAAATCCGAGTGGAGAAAAAAGCCGGATGGCGAGTGGCGGTACGAGGTCCGGGCGGACGCGTTCCTGTATCGCATGGTAAGAAGACTTGTATTCGTCCAGGTCGCCGCATCGCAGGGAAGATGTTCGGTGAAGGAGATCCGACTTGCCCTCAAGGGACAGGCGAGACTCCCAGCCGGGCTGGCTCCCGCGAATGGACTGACATTGGTGAATGTGGAATATGGATCACTTCATGATTAA
- the rplM gene encoding 50S ribosomal protein L13, translated as MQQKTYYPKAAEIQREWVLVDAQGKNLGRLAARIAHILLGKHKPSFTPGVEMGDYVVVVNAQNVTVTGTKTRSRLVSKYYHRVSGYPGGIKSISLRDQLATYPDRALREAVWGMLPHNRMGRAVLKRLKVYGGAEHPHSAQKLKALE; from the coding sequence GTGCAACAGAAGACGTACTATCCGAAAGCCGCTGAGATTCAGCGCGAATGGGTTTTGGTGGACGCACAGGGTAAGAACCTTGGGCGCCTTGCCGCACGCATCGCGCACATCCTGCTTGGAAAGCACAAACCATCCTTTACGCCCGGCGTGGAAATGGGCGATTACGTGGTGGTGGTCAACGCTCAGAATGTGACTGTGACCGGCACCAAGACAAGATCGCGCCTGGTTTCCAAGTATTATCACCGCGTTTCGGGTTACCCCGGCGGAATTAAAAGCATCTCCCTGCGGGACCAGCTCGCCACTTATCCTGATCGCGCTTTGCGTGAAGCGGTTTGGGGCATGCTTCCGCATAACCGCATGGGGCGCGCCGTGCTCAAGCGCCTGAAGGTTTACGGCGGAGCAGAGCATCCGCACAGCGCGCAAAAACTCAAGGCTTTGGAATAA
- the rpsI gene encoding 30S ribosomal protein S9 has translation MAQYFEGIGRRKESTARVRVSAGSGKFTVNEKEGNVFFSRYGDVQDILRPFGAVGEAAAKYDVTVVVSGGGVAGQTEAVRLGVARALQGMNTDWTAALRKKGLLTRDARIKERKKPGLKKARKAPTYTKR, from the coding sequence ATGGCACAGTATTTCGAAGGTATCGGACGCCGGAAGGAAAGCACCGCCCGCGTGCGCGTTTCGGCTGGCAGCGGCAAGTTCACTGTGAACGAAAAGGAAGGCAATGTATTCTTCTCCCGCTACGGCGATGTGCAGGATATTTTGCGTCCTTTCGGTGCGGTGGGCGAAGCAGCCGCCAAGTACGATGTAACCGTGGTGGTCAGCGGCGGCGGCGTGGCGGGTCAGACCGAAGCGGTGCGCCTCGGCGTGGCTCGCGCCCTGCAGGGAATGAACACAGATTGGACCGCCGCCCTGCGTAAAAAAGGACTGCTTACCCGCGACGCCCGCATCAAGGAACGCAAGAAGCCGGGTCTCAAGAAAGCCCGCAAGGCGCCGACCTACACCAAGCGTTAA
- the mazG gene encoding nucleoside triphosphate pyrophosphohydrolase produces MDFTQVSAIFKTLRLTPPSKLTLLNGAEFTLRHYPPTPPDVDTLIVEIDSRELLEQVKVVLRAVYPAGHAVKVVESFDAARGKSKKWKREKLGDLAVGDDSFPLSLFIPALPEGTSFEAFAEITAHLRAPDGCPWDKEQTHQTLRKHLLEESYESLSALDANDVDAMREEFGDLLLQIVLNSQIAYEAEEFNFTEVVKHIYDKIVRRHPHVFGDLKLYGVEGVLQNWEKLKEKERGEKKEDKGILDGVPAALPALSQAQEYQERAARVGFDWPEIEGVLEKIREEIEEIKTANNPEQVKSELGDLFFVLVNLARWRDVDAESALREANIKFKKRFAYVEKSAKEQGRNLTDMSLEEMDFHWNEAKRMGL; encoded by the coding sequence ATGGACTTTACTCAGGTATCCGCCATTTTTAAGACGCTTCGCCTCACCCCGCCCTCGAAGTTGACCCTGCTTAATGGGGCGGAATTTACCCTGCGGCATTATCCTCCCACCCCGCCCGATGTGGATACGTTAATCGTGGAGATCGATTCGAGAGAATTGCTTGAACAGGTGAAGGTGGTGTTGCGGGCGGTGTATCCTGCGGGGCATGCGGTAAAAGTAGTTGAATCTTTCGATGCCGCTCGGGGCAAAAGTAAAAAATGGAAAAGGGAAAAGTTGGGCGATCTTGCTGTTGGAGATGATTCATTTCCCCTTTCACTTTTCATTCCCGCTCTTCCCGAAGGGACTTCGTTCGAGGCGTTTGCGGAGATCACCGCCCACCTGCGCGCGCCAGATGGCTGCCCATGGGATAAGGAGCAGACCCACCAGACCCTTCGCAAACACCTGCTCGAAGAATCGTATGAATCCCTCTCTGCGTTGGATGCCAACGATGTGGACGCTATGCGCGAAGAATTTGGAGACCTGTTATTACAGATCGTCCTGAACTCGCAGATCGCCTATGAAGCCGAAGAATTTAATTTCACTGAAGTTGTCAAGCATATCTACGATAAGATCGTGCGTCGTCATCCTCATGTGTTCGGGGATTTGAAACTGTATGGAGTGGAGGGGGTGTTGCAGAATTGGGAGAAATTGAAGGAAAAGGAAAGAGGAGAGAAGAAAGAGGATAAGGGAATTTTGGATGGAGTGCCTGCGGCATTGCCTGCATTGAGTCAGGCACAGGAATACCAGGAACGTGCTGCGCGAGTGGGATTCGACTGGCCCGAGATAGAAGGTGTGCTGGAAAAGATCCGCGAAGAGATCGAGGAGATCAAAACCGCAAATAACCCGGAACAGGTCAAATCTGAGTTGGGCGACCTGTTCTTCGTGCTGGTCAATTTAGCCCGCTGGCGCGACGTAGATGCCGAATCCGCGCTGAGGGAGGCGAACATCAAATTCAAGAAGCGCTTTGCTTATGTGGAGAAGTCCGCGAAGGAACAGGGGCGGAATTTAACCGATATGTCGCTGGAGGAGATGGATTTCCATTGGAATGAAGCCAAGCGGATGGGGTTGTAA
- a CDS encoding prenyltransferase, which translates to MRINFAMWRKASWQLIKMDDKKEWDALDVVSKWLIATRSAVTLVTVYSCVIAGILAARDGYFSLSSWVPFLIVTLGLFIAHGTNNLLNDYTDFNRGVDRDNYFRTQYGVHPLVQKFWDNRTSIRWFVASGILASLAGLYALFYTSFSAVTIWLFAFGAVVLLAYTYPFKYWGLGEFAIFLIWGPIMIAGVYFVISGFWNWNVVLAGIPFGLSVASINVAKHIDKHDDDKARGVGTFPVRVGEAAARRVDQIAITLIYLVILYLGLDGYFTPAMLIVFLAYKEALTVLNVLKNPKPAQAPEGWPAWPVWFSGFAFQHNRKFGGYLILGLIIDALLKGLLPNFWPGLF; encoded by the coding sequence ATGCGCATCAATTTCGCCATGTGGCGTAAAGCCTCCTGGCAGTTGATCAAAATGGACGACAAGAAGGAGTGGGATGCCCTCGACGTCGTTTCCAAATGGTTGATTGCCACCCGTTCAGCTGTGACGCTGGTCACGGTTTATTCCTGCGTCATTGCGGGAATCCTCGCCGCCCGCGACGGCTACTTCTCGCTGTCTTCATGGGTGCCCTTCCTGATCGTCACCCTTGGCCTGTTCATCGCCCACGGCACGAACAACCTCCTCAACGATTACACAGACTTCAATCGCGGAGTCGACAGGGACAACTACTTCCGCACCCAATATGGTGTGCATCCCCTCGTCCAAAAATTCTGGGATAACAGAACCTCCATCCGCTGGTTCGTTGCAAGCGGGATCCTTGCCTCGCTGGCAGGCCTGTACGCGCTTTTTTACACCAGTTTCAGCGCCGTCACCATCTGGCTCTTCGCGTTCGGCGCCGTGGTATTGCTCGCTTATACCTATCCTTTCAAATATTGGGGACTGGGCGAGTTTGCCATCTTCCTGATCTGGGGACCGATCATGATCGCAGGTGTGTACTTTGTGATTTCCGGCTTTTGGAATTGGAATGTTGTCTTGGCGGGTATTCCGTTCGGGTTGAGCGTTGCCAGTATCAACGTTGCCAAACATATCGACAAACACGACGACGATAAAGCCAGGGGTGTCGGCACGTTTCCCGTCCGCGTGGGTGAGGCGGCTGCCCGTCGTGTGGACCAAATTGCGATCACCTTGATCTATCTGGTAATTCTTTATTTAGGGCTTGATGGTTATTTCACCCCTGCCATGTTGATCGTATTCCTGGCATACAAGGAAGCCCTGACGGTCCTGAATGTTCTCAAAAATCCCAAACCGGCGCAAGCCCCTGAAGGCTGGCCCGCCTGGCCCGTGTGGTTCTCTGGCTTTGCGTTCCAGCACAACCGCAAGTTTGGCGGCTATCTCATCCTCGGTCTCATCATCGACGCGTTATTGAAAGGCCTCCTGCCGAATTTCTGGCCCGGCTTGTTCTAA
- a CDS encoding family 16 glycosylhydrolase: protein MMKSRTTPGASIEKTEKGYVLKIPAGDSSSYRFAQIDDYFGLARRKFPHHSLTLSLRARVSSHSLPGTWGFGAWNDPFGASLGFGGNRLRLPTLPNAVWFFGASEENHLSFSDKPAQGFLAQSFRSPKFHPLLITAGITLPFSTKATRRLLSKVIDEDSSALGVDVTQWHSYRLEWSQRRVAWYVDDVQVFESPVSPHPPLGLVIWIDNQFAAFTPEGKISFGVLEGNEEWLEIEELDIRDM from the coding sequence ATGATGAAATCGAGAACGACTCCAGGCGCTTCGATTGAGAAAACAGAAAAGGGATACGTGTTGAAGATTCCCGCCGGGGATTCATCTTCCTATCGATTCGCGCAGATCGATGACTACTTTGGTCTGGCCCGGAGGAAATTCCCGCATCATTCTTTAACGTTGAGCCTGAGAGCCAGAGTCTCAAGCCATTCCCTCCCCGGGACCTGGGGCTTCGGCGCCTGGAACGATCCCTTCGGCGCGTCGCTTGGCTTCGGCGGGAACCGCCTTCGCCTGCCGACATTGCCCAATGCTGTTTGGTTTTTTGGAGCGTCAGAGGAGAATCATCTTTCGTTCAGCGATAAACCCGCGCAGGGATTCCTGGCGCAAAGTTTTCGCTCCCCCAAATTTCACCCGCTGTTGATTACTGCTGGGATCACCCTACCCTTCTCGACAAAAGCGACAAGGAGATTACTAAGCAAAGTCATCGACGAAGATTCATCCGCTCTCGGGGTGGACGTCACTCAATGGCACAGCTATCGACTCGAGTGGAGTCAGAGGCGCGTCGCCTGGTATGTGGACGATGTTCAGGTGTTCGAGTCGCCTGTAAGTCCGCATCCTCCCCTCGGACTCGTCATCTGGATCGACAACCAATTCGCAGCGTTTACGCCGGAAGGGAAAATTTCCTTTGGGGTTTTGGAAGGGAACGAAGAATGGCTCGAGATCGAAGAACTCGATATCCGTGATATGTAA
- a CDS encoding DMT family transporter codes for MPKTKALPYLEALFTVIVWGATFIATKIALRDVSPATIVWLRFAMGTLILGATVAFRKQFALPEKSEWLYFAMLGFLGVTFHQWLQATGLQTAKATTTAWIVATTPVFIAILGWLALKERLNGLQIIGIILAAFGVLLIVSKGNFSALFTGEEGTFGDLLILISSVNWAVYTILSRRELARHPAARMMFFVMLLGWLFINIWIFGFGPGLSEVANLASSGWSAIILLGVFGSGLAYIAFYDALQEIPASQLGAFFNIEPLVTTLLASFMINEAITAITLIGGAIIILGIWLVNKKG; via the coding sequence ATGCCCAAAACGAAAGCTCTCCCGTACCTTGAGGCGCTGTTCACTGTCATCGTTTGGGGCGCGACCTTTATCGCCACCAAGATCGCCCTGCGCGATGTCTCTCCCGCCACCATCGTGTGGTTGAGATTCGCCATGGGCACGCTCATCCTCGGCGCGACGGTCGCCTTCCGAAAACAGTTCGCCCTGCCTGAAAAAAGCGAGTGGTTGTATTTCGCAATGCTCGGTTTTCTGGGCGTGACCTTCCACCAGTGGCTGCAAGCAACCGGGCTTCAAACCGCCAAAGCGACCACCACTGCATGGATCGTGGCGACCACCCCGGTCTTCATTGCCATCCTGGGCTGGCTGGCGCTCAAGGAACGATTGAACGGATTACAGATCATCGGAATCATTCTCGCCGCTTTTGGCGTCCTGCTGATCGTCAGCAAGGGGAATTTCAGTGCCCTCTTCACGGGCGAAGAAGGCACATTCGGCGATCTGCTCATTCTGATCAGTTCTGTCAACTGGGCGGTATATACCATCCTTTCGCGGCGCGAACTGGCGCGTCATCCCGCGGCGCGGATGATGTTCTTCGTCATGCTGCTCGGCTGGCTTTTCATCAACATTTGGATCTTCGGGTTCGGTCCCGGGTTGAGTGAAGTTGCGAATCTCGCTTCATCGGGCTGGAGTGCGATCATCTTGCTTGGCGTGTTCGGATCGGGCCTGGCGTACATTGCATTCTACGACGCGTTGCAGGAAATTCCCGCTTCGCAATTGGGAGCCTTTTTCAACATCGAACCGCTGGTGACCACCCTCCTCGCCTCTTTCATGATCAACGAAGCCATAACCGCCATTACGCTCATCGGCGGCGCGATCATTATTTTGGGTATCTGGCTGGTGAACAAAAAAGGTTGA
- a CDS encoding MBL fold metallo-hydrolase gives MEITWYGHSCFRLTERNYATVVTDPFDHKAVGYDALKLKADIVTVSHDAPGHANLDAVKGTEHVIDGAGEFEIGGVFITAVQTAGGGKKAKDKSRNTLYVFDYEGITVAHLGDMQEVPTQNEVEALGTVNVLLIPVGGGSSLNAAKAAEVVSVIEPNLVVPMHYSTNDAKIKLEPLGKFLKEMGLGKIEPQPSLKATRSSLPEETKVVVLDYQQG, from the coding sequence ATGGAAATCACTTGGTACGGACATTCCTGTTTTAGACTGACAGAACGCAACTACGCAACCGTCGTCACCGACCCGTTCGATCACAAGGCGGTGGGGTACGATGCGCTCAAACTCAAGGCGGATATCGTCACCGTCAGCCACGATGCGCCCGGTCACGCCAATTTGGATGCGGTCAAGGGAACCGAGCACGTCATCGACGGCGCGGGCGAATTCGAGATCGGCGGCGTTTTCATCACAGCGGTCCAGACCGCGGGCGGAGGGAAAAAGGCAAAGGACAAATCCCGCAATACGCTTTATGTATTCGATTATGAAGGCATCACTGTGGCGCATCTCGGCGACATGCAGGAAGTCCCCACTCAAAACGAAGTCGAAGCCTTGGGGACGGTGAACGTGCTCCTCATCCCGGTCGGAGGCGGGAGCAGTCTCAACGCCGCCAAAGCCGCCGAAGTTGTCAGCGTCATCGAGCCGAATCTCGTCGTACCCATGCATTATTCCACCAACGACGCGAAGATCAAACTGGAACCGCTGGGTAAATTTCTCAAGGAGATGGGGTTGGGCAAGATCGAGCCGCAGCCATCCTTGAAAGCCACGCGTTCGTCCCTGCCCGAGGAGACGAAGGTGGTCGTGCTCGATTATCAGCAGGGCTGA
- a CDS encoding glycosyltransferase family 39 protein — translation MQTKFTNLLPWYFFAAAFQSLLAISALLRIPSEGMSLARLALLAVMVVFFISGIGLGSYSRRNLVRFERFITTPALISSALLSLAFGLTLFLFRYLDPGRLLPYYERIAPLLWLLFFLTLEATFLILLIKNGFHPQALSNLRSLSLPLLTAYCLLITLFLFISVTKIGITPDTAYWGEPGVAIMGWHFTLALLIGLFIFTLSTFHFPTFIHISSFILPISLYLLASILWLSVPLSTLASSFYSPISPPTNVPLPYSDAGFYDFTAQSLQIGSGYFGGIPPRPLYVTFLAIMHFLFGQNYPAIIAAQVLVLALFPVALYFLGKKINSPAAGVIIALFAIFREYTSLWIASNTRVVNSKTFTTDFPTAFAMVLICLVVLWWLERRDLRSTMIAGGAFGLFLLFRTQSILTLPFLFLLVLFVMKFKWSEWTKSSIIFAAAMFLTVMPWLTHNYTVAGKFSFDDPNQVGIIFNQYSFDAKATPAGFDPAKESVRERIISFTLENPGYVANFIASHFLNTEIGGLLTLPLVKPFNGFQEPINLYWVEWDGNLEWYNVILVLIYLLVIALGLVAAWKRLGWLSLVPLAFNLGYALSNGIARFSSWRYNLPVDWVVYFYFGIGIIEIFSAVAQLFGARSQPITDYQSFDYTQGKPPIYDHLPSPISNHGSRITPPARLISTYLLPITLFIFIGSLPWLAKGFAEPRYTSAQSELIARLESNNYNRSEIESFLTQPDAVLLEGRLLYPRKYTRGEGLSSANPWPAYEAKDFPRIGFLLINSGHQNLIFPTREMLDFKQGADATVLACSDNDLLTVRVIAFDASSFQSAPLTDPCP, via the coding sequence ATGCAAACCAAATTCACCAACCTCCTGCCGTGGTATTTTTTCGCCGCGGCATTTCAATCCCTCCTCGCCATCTCCGCCCTCCTGCGTATTCCCTCCGAAGGCATGTCCCTTGCGCGCCTTGCCCTGCTCGCGGTCATGGTTGTTTTTTTTATTTCCGGGATCGGATTGGGATCTTATTCACGCCGGAACTTGGTTCGCTTCGAGCGGTTTATCACCACGCCCGCACTTATTTCCTCCGCGCTTCTTTCCCTCGCTTTCGGCTTGACTCTGTTCCTCTTCCGTTATCTGGACCCCGGGCGGCTCCTGCCATACTACGAACGGATCGCTCCTCTCCTCTGGCTTCTCTTCTTCCTCACCCTCGAAGCGACCTTTCTCATCCTCCTCATCAAAAACGGATTTCATCCGCAAGCATTATCCAATCTTAGATCTCTTTCTCTCCCCCTCCTCACTGCTTACTGTTTACTGATCACTCTATTTCTATTCATTTCAGTCACAAAAATCGGTATCACTCCCGACACCGCTTACTGGGGTGAACCCGGCGTCGCCATTATGGGCTGGCATTTCACCCTTGCTTTGCTTATCGGTCTTTTCATTTTCACTCTTTCCACATTCCACTTTCCAACTTTTATTCATATTTCATCTTTCATCCTTCCTATTTCCCTCTATCTCCTCGCATCCATCCTCTGGCTCTCCGTCCCTCTTTCCACCCTTGCCAGCAGCTTCTACTCTCCCATCTCCCCGCCGACGAATGTTCCCCTGCCATATTCCGACGCCGGTTTTTACGACTTCACGGCTCAAAGTTTGCAGATCGGTTCAGGCTACTTTGGCGGGATCCCTCCGCGCCCGCTCTATGTGACCTTCCTTGCGATCATGCATTTTCTTTTCGGGCAGAATTATCCCGCCATCATCGCCGCACAAGTTCTCGTTCTTGCTTTGTTTCCCGTCGCTTTGTATTTCCTCGGCAAGAAAATCAACTCTCCCGCCGCCGGCGTGATTATCGCCCTGTTTGCCATCTTCCGCGAATACACATCGTTATGGATCGCTTCGAATACCCGCGTGGTAAATTCAAAGACTTTCACCACCGACTTCCCGACTGCATTCGCTATGGTCTTGATCTGCCTCGTCGTGCTCTGGTGGCTGGAGCGCCGCGACCTCCGCTCGACGATGATCGCTGGCGGGGCGTTTGGGTTGTTCCTGCTTTTCCGCACACAATCCATCCTGACTTTGCCGTTCTTGTTTCTGCTTGTCCTCTTCGTGATGAAGTTCAAATGGAGTGAGTGGACCAAGTCCAGCATTATTTTCGCCGCGGCGATGTTTCTGACCGTTATGCCGTGGTTGACTCATAACTATACCGTCGCCGGTAAATTCTCCTTTGACGACCCCAATCAGGTCGGCATCATCTTCAACCAATACTCGTTCGACGCCAAAGCCACCCCGGCGGGTTTCGACCCCGCGAAGGAAAGCGTCCGCGAACGCATCATCTCCTTCACGCTCGAGAATCCCGGCTATGTGGCGAATTTCATCGCCTCGCACTTCCTCAATACCGAGATCGGCGGCTTGTTGACCCTTCCGCTCGTCAAGCCGTTCAACGGTTTCCAGGAACCGATCAATCTCTACTGGGTCGAATGGGATGGGAATCTCGAATGGTATAACGTAATCCTCGTTTTGATTTACCTGCTTGTGATTGCATTGGGTTTGGTTGCGGCATGGAAGAGGCTAGGCTGGCTCTCTCTCGTTCCCCTTGCCTTCAATTTGGGCTATGCCCTCTCGAACGGCATAGCCCGTTTCTCAAGCTGGCGTTACAACCTCCCCGTGGATTGGGTGGTTTATTTCTACTTTGGTATTGGCATCATCGAAATCTTTAGTGCAGTCGCCCAATTATTCGGCGCGAGATCACAGCCAATCACCGATTACCAATCCTTCGATTACACTCAGGGCAAACCTCCAATCTACGATCATCTCCCGTCTCCAATCTCGAATCACGGATCACGCATTACGCCACCCGCGCGCCTGATTTCCACTTACCTTTTACCAATCACCCTTTTTATTTTCATCGGCTCTCTCCCCTGGCTGGCAAAAGGATTTGCGGAACCGCGATACACGTCCGCGCAAAGTGAATTGATCGCCAGACTCGAATCGAACAATTACAACAGATCGGAAATCGAATCCTTCCTCACCCAGCCAGACGCTGTTTTGCTTGAAGGCAGGCTTCTCTATCCGCGCAAGTATACGAGGGGCGAAGGGCTTTCCTCCGCGAATCCCTGGCCTGCATATGAAGCGAAGGATTTTCCACGCATCGGCTTTTTGCTGATCAATTCCGGTCACCAGAACTTGATCTTTCCCACCAGGGAAATGCTCGATTTCAAACAAGGCGCAGATGCCACTGTTCTGGCTTGCTCGGATAACGATCTGCTCACCGTCCGCGTGATTGCTTTCGATGCTTCATCCTTTCAAAGCGCGCCACTCACCGACCCCTGTCCCTGA